gctatcagtatacgcctacgacaagataggatggcatcagttcagcattgaaaacatcctagaaaggctacagaacatctcaaatgcaatacagaagatggatgagagatggacAAGCACTACAGGAAATGTGGGTATTAATAGCGTCGTAGCATAGCGTTTTTTGCTTCTCTACTATTGTATATAAACACGGGCCTTTATGATAGCGTTTTTGAAATGTATAAGCTATCTTTGTAGTCacgggaaaataaaataattcagccGCGTTAATTTGGTAAGTGGAGGCGCCTTACCATtgcaaatcaaaaactaaatgctatcgtatatgaaaaaatatattaaaaataacttaagtATTAATCGAAACCGAGACTTCATTCTCTTCACTTCACTCTCTTCACATTCCTCAAAATCAAAACCGACTCATCGAAGTTCTTCAGAGTTCTCTCGAGTCGAAGCTTCAATTGGTATGAGTTTCGATTTGATTCTGAGTTTAGAATAGAGACTGGTTCTCTCGAGTCGAATCTCtttgattttgggtttctcTTTGATTCAAATCTCTTTTCACATGCATGTCCGCGTTAACACATGATTCGATTTTGATTGTGGGTTTCGATTAGGTTTTGAATATGATTGTGGGTTTCGATTAGGTTTTGAATATGATTGTGggtttcagtttgattttgaatatgattgaaggtttcgatttgattttgggtttagattttttgatcgaATGGCTTGATTTGATTTTGGATTTGTTTATCAGTTTCAGAAATGGCAAAGACAAGAGGACAAGTTGGTTCTCGTCGGAGTAAACGTAATCAAGGCTTGGAGGTAGTAGATCAAGAGGACAAGGCACCGCAACTAAAAGTGAAGAAAAGAACAGCAAAGAAAACGGCTTCCCCTAAAAAGAATTTAGTTTTAACGCCAACGAGAAGAAGTAGTAGAATCAAGAAAGTGGCTGCTGAAGATGATTACATAGAAGATGTAACACCATCTGACGATGATGAGGTAGAAGATGTTACACCTCCTAAGGATGATGAAGTACAAGATGTAACACCTGCTCAGGATGATGAAGTAGAAGATGTAACACCCGAAGATAAGGATGATCAGGCTGAGAAGTCAATGtctgaagaagataaagacgatgaagaggatgtcaatgggaaagaggatgaagaagatggcgatgtcaatgggaaagagaatgaagaagatggagatctcaatgggaaagagaatgaagaagaaccGGCCAATATGGAAGATGATGGAGTTCTTAATGAGAAAGGGAACGAAGAGGaagcttgcgaagaagaagcTCGCGATATGGAAGAAGATGGCACTGCGCAAGATGATGAGATTCCTAGTACTGAAGGAGTTGAGCTAGCAGGGGaggaagtttcaaaaaaaaaaaaaaggacctACAAAGTTGCGTAGAGTGGCTGAAAATCCCAATGATAAGATTATGGTCACATTCAATGACATTGGTGAGCATGTTGGACCTGGTTCAGTAACCCTATCGTCGTTTCTTGGTCCTCTTGTGAGGGAACATGTTCCGGTTACACTTGCCGATTGGAGAAAACTTGATGCAGCGACTAAAGCAACAATGTGGGAAGAAATTcaggtttgtatatatattagtatgttTTGTTTAACCGCAAGATGAAATTATAAACATGTTTAACTTGATTATTGTGATGCAGGGGAGGTTTAACTTGCAAGAAGAGTGGCAGAAAGCTGTTATTTTCAAGCAGCTGGGAAATGTGTGGAGGGCTGGGAAGTCAAGGCTGGTGTCACAAGTACGTGTGGCGAAGACTGCAGCTGAGAGAATAGCTTTAAAACCGAGCAACATCCCATCCCTTCAACTGTGGAACACTTGGGTTAAGAGTAAGACTACCAAATCTTTCACAGTGAGTTATCTACAACTAAGTAAGTTTCATCCTTAAAGGTCATGTCTGATGGATATAATCAATGTCATATTTATATTGTAGGAAACGAGTAACAAGTACAGAGCGATGAGAAGAAATCAGATTCCTCACACCACCAGCCGCAAAGGAATGCTTCGTTTAGCTGATGATATGGTAAAAGAGTAGTCAAACATCTACATATTGTAGATCAGCTTGTTAGATTAAAATGGTAGTGAGAtatgtttgttttcatatagaaaaaaaagagtaaagacccaAGTAAGGTGAGTAGATCCAAGGTTTGGATTGCGGGACACACTCATGCTGATGGCAGACCTGTGAAGCCCCAGTTTGCTGAGACTATTGTAAGCATTATGGAAGTTGTATATTGTGTATAGTTAATAGACTATGGCAATGAATGATTTTGTGTTTAAATGATTGTATCAGGAACAAATACAGTCACTTGACAGTCGGATGGACTCCACATCAGCTGCTGATAACATAAGGGAAGATGCTGTGAGCAAGGTTTTGGTAGAGGGATTACAGCTAATAAGCTAGCATATCTGCAATTTAGAGACGCTAAGATTGCAGAAATGAAAAGTGAGATTGAAGAGTTAAAGGGGATGGTGCGAGAATTAGCTGAGAAGAAGGTAATCCTTTTCATTACCTTTGGTCAATTAGTTTTAAGACATTTACGATTTCCGTTGCCTTTTCTCAGAAAAGTAATGTTGATGCTGAAACATCTGAGAGTAGTGGTGGATTCAAAGAAGGAGTCAGAGTACAAATACTGGATTGGATTGAATCAGAGGATGTTGTTGTTGGTGAAGGAGAATTCTGCTCTGCTGAACCGAAGTACAAAATTGGTCGTATACCAATTGGTCCTAATGCAGTGGCTATCGTAGTTAAGTATGCACTAAGCGCATCAGCTTCACTCTGGAGGCCTACTACGGATGTGTTAACTCTTGATGAAGCTGTGGGATACAAGATATCTTGGCCAATGGATAAAGTGATTTTGGATAAGGATCCAAACTGTTCTGAAGATTTATCTAtggtaaattttcaaatcttgttttcttcttacaaCAATTGAGTCATCTCTAATCATTACTAAAATTTCTAATTTCAAATCTTGTTTTAGCAAAGCAAGGAAGGTGAATATCGAAGATGCAAGATATATGATTGGACCAATGATGAGGACGAGGTCATTGCTGAAGGTCTCGTGTGCTCTTCAAAATCCAAAGACATGGTTAACAACATACCTCTGGGTCCCAATGCTGTTAGTGTCGAAGTAGTGAAGGTGTTCAATGATCAAGCATATTTGTGGAGGCCAACCGCTGATATGTTCTTGATTGGTGATGCACTTAGCGAGAAAATAGCATGGCCAGTCCTAAAGGTTGAAGTCATGCCTACACCTGCTACAGAAGTAACACCAACTAAATGTGCAGGGAAGAAAATAGCATCACCTTCGAAGCCAGCCAAGAAAAAAGCAGTGGTATGTAATTGACAtgaagttaaatttttttatttgcctGATGATTGATGTTGCGTCCTTGATTGATGTTGGAACTTGCTTCTGTCATCTTGTTTGAGTTGTAGAGTCCAGGCAGCACTAGTTCGACCAGAAGTCCGAAGCAGAAGTGCACTCTCTTGGATTGCAACAACTCTGGACGTAAGGTAGCTGAAGGAAGGGTAGCTTCAACGGATCCGAATGAGTTGTGCCACTTTGTACCCCTAGGTCCAAATGCAAGCAAGGTGTGGATTGATGTGGCTAAGATCGGTGATGCAAAAGTCTGGAGGCCAAATTCAGAGATTGAATACATATCTGATGCAATGGGTTCGGTTGTGGCATGGCCAAATGACAAAATCAAGTTTGTCTAAAATTGTCGTCTGAAACATTTTTCAAGTTGGTTCTCATCGGCTATGTATTTCTAGTGTGTGATCGAATGTTTAGGTACTTTTTTACTCGGTTGAAATCATGTATGATATTATGTAACAGTTAgcagacaaaaaaacaaaaattatgtgttATATTATGATATAAGGTTATGTGTGAAAATGTTTAGCTTGTACAAACCTATACCCTATACCCTAATTGTACTTGATTTCACAATtaaaatcctataccctaaagtgaaatccctaaaccctaaagtacAAACCTATACCCTATACCCTAATTGTACTTGATTTCACAATTTTGTTCATTCTTAAAAGGATATTGTAATCTTAATTTCACAAAACTgattagttataaattttataaacactcATTTgttcaaaccctataccctaaagcCTTTGTACATACAAATAAGTAGTAGTGTTTATGAACATATGAGCTAGATTGATCAATCTTATAAAAGCTcacataaaaaatttatattcatacaattttttttttgtaaaattggaaaactgaatatttgatttttaagatttaatttaatttttttttgcttcaaaatcatatttatatattaatttccaGATTTCAAA
This genomic stretch from Brassica napus cultivar Da-Ae chromosome C9, Da-Ae, whole genome shotgun sequence harbors:
- the LOC111211653 gene encoding uncharacterized protein LOC111211653, which encodes MKSEIEELKGMVRELAEKKKSNVDAETSESSGGFKEGVRVQILDWIESEDVVVGEGEFCSAEPKYKIGRIPIGPNAVAIVVKYALSASASLWRPTTDVLTLDEAVGYKISWPMDKVILDKDPNCSEDLSMQSKEGEYRRCKIYDWTNDEDEVIAEGLVCSSKSKDMVNNIPLGPNAVSVEVVKVFNDQAYLWRPTADMFLIGDALSEKIAWPVLKVEVMPTPATEVTPTKCAGKKIASPSKPAKKKAVSPGSTSSTRSPKQKCTLLDCNNSGRKVAEGRVASTDPNELCHFVPLGPNASKVWIDVAKIGDAKVWRPNSEIEYISDAMGSVVAWPNDKIKFV